A single Immundisolibacter sp. DNA region contains:
- a CDS encoding 2Fe-2S iron-sulfur cluster-binding protein produces MFGFFKRGSKEPGRLRIEPLGVDIEVLASQSVLQAALEAGVDFPHSCKVGTCMACRSRLLSGKVKAIRDFSYVLSAEELKAGYILACQAKVAPGEEITLEVDIDSRRPHFQQMTCQGRITAQIPLTHDIVELRLQIDQPLEYAAGQYAA; encoded by the coding sequence ATGTTCGGGTTTTTCAAGCGCGGTTCCAAGGAGCCGGGCCGTTTACGCATCGAGCCGCTAGGTGTCGATATAGAGGTGCTGGCTAGCCAGAGCGTGCTGCAGGCGGCGCTGGAGGCCGGCGTCGACTTTCCCCACAGCTGCAAGGTGGGGACCTGCATGGCGTGTCGCAGTCGGCTGTTGAGCGGCAAGGTCAAGGCGATCCGTGACTTCTCTTATGTACTGAGCGCCGAGGAACTCAAGGCCGGCTATATCCTTGCCTGTCAGGCCAAGGTGGCGCCGGGCGAGGAAATCACGCTCGAAGTGGACATTGACAGTCGGCGTCCACATTTTCAGCAGATGACCTGCCAGGGCCGTATCACGGCGCAGATTCCGCTCACCCACGATATCGTCGAGCTGCGTTTGCAGATCGACCAGCCTCTGGAGTATGCCGCTGGTCAGTATGCGGCT